From Halostella salina, one genomic window encodes:
- a CDS encoding N-6 DNA methylase has product MSSEAKIVQELYRHLANSVENDALHHGIEFTGVTPEKHVSNGFADLVVEADGQPFCVIEAKREPEGTPSRDIDPYAKPVIEQAARYALHLGTEYFATYNGDHLVLFRTFEQGTNLLDRRTRAYEITDIGAFAPHFLEQLAALDQDVIEWDPHRDAFVTRLKTFHDVIKGEFADALLEELNNTEFESQFETWVDDQGWSDRYDEEPGSVRSTFSSQAAYLLMNKLVFYKLIENADAYVDVPDVSVDDLAVGDRRRDTFDELIEAVDFEAVYEQDPIFDALPLTDTAQRQVEDLLGNLEEYNLDKFDSDVIGKIYEEIIPAEERHELGQYYTPDEIVALVTELTVTDPDDTVLDPGAGTGGFLVGAYNRLEELKGGGDVHEEVLDQVFGVDINRFPAHLCAINLAIRDMGHETHNVNVLVEDFFRVHADQTPFEDPERATVGTNGGTASYDGTVPQNIDAVVANPPYIRHENIAEDVHARGHLDELGIDLDDRSDIYCYFFTHGYQFLSDGADGDPGRLGYLTSSRWLTVGYGEDLQDFMLENTKIKAVIDFQTQQFDVPLIGTCITVLERCDDEEERNQNLTDLVLIKERFDPDEIVNIIEEDHEPGTLHDDNEYRRATFRQGNLHNIDRWDRYMYAPAIYWELLKEPGMTTLGDLADVKFGTKTGNNTYFYFEEEDEYEELGIDDQFVTPILKHISPTDYIELHEEDPHWYVLDLREEVDEILDNADKSLMQQRTDEEIVLDEFEDRGWDDLIQYIEYGEEQDVHDGASVSNSGRVWFDAGELPRPQLILPKEYWRDARTLYNAAEMPLDQRNYEVNVHDDVDVDPYVVLGIMNSSIFPLFREIEGRVEQGQGMNRNELTVGEAKRMHVPDPRAFSEEERAEIKRVMTDWLDDERTATEEDEQEFRDELDQAVLEPMGLDDRVDEIQEAVQQLVEVRERGAGDETAVLVDTGEEEERDIELPGATRLGDGGENQTTLNSF; this is encoded by the coding sequence ATGTCTTCGGAAGCCAAGATCGTCCAAGAACTCTACAGACACTTGGCGAACTCGGTCGAAAACGACGCCCTCCACCACGGCATCGAATTCACCGGTGTAACGCCCGAGAAACATGTCAGCAACGGGTTCGCAGACCTTGTCGTAGAAGCCGACGGCCAACCCTTCTGCGTCATCGAAGCCAAACGCGAACCCGAGGGAACACCGAGCCGTGACATCGACCCGTACGCCAAACCGGTCATCGAACAAGCCGCACGGTACGCCCTCCACCTTGGAACCGAGTACTTCGCCACGTACAACGGCGACCACTTAGTTCTCTTCCGCACGTTCGAGCAGGGCACGAACCTGTTGGACCGACGCACCCGAGCGTACGAAATCACTGACATCGGCGCGTTCGCCCCACACTTCTTAGAGCAACTCGCCGCGCTTGACCAGGACGTCATCGAATGGGACCCGCACCGCGATGCGTTCGTTACCCGTCTCAAGACGTTCCACGATGTCATTAAGGGTGAATTCGCGGATGCGTTACTGGAGGAACTCAATAACACTGAGTTCGAATCCCAGTTCGAAACGTGGGTTGACGACCAAGGATGGAGTGACCGTTACGACGAAGAACCCGGCAGTGTCCGATCCACGTTCAGCTCACAGGCCGCGTACCTGTTGATGAATAAGTTAGTGTTCTACAAACTGATTGAGAACGCTGACGCGTACGTGGACGTCCCAGACGTGTCCGTTGACGACCTCGCAGTCGGCGATCGTCGCCGTGACACGTTCGATGAACTGATTGAAGCCGTGGACTTCGAAGCTGTCTACGAGCAGGACCCGATTTTCGATGCGCTGCCGCTCACCGACACTGCGCAGCGACAGGTCGAAGACCTACTTGGGAACCTTGAGGAGTACAATCTCGATAAGTTCGATTCGGACGTCATCGGGAAGATTTACGAGGAGATCATTCCGGCGGAGGAACGACACGAACTCGGGCAGTACTACACACCGGACGAGATCGTTGCGTTAGTCACCGAGCTCACCGTGACCGACCCGGACGACACGGTGCTTGACCCTGGGGCGGGGACGGGAGGGTTCCTTGTCGGGGCATACAACCGTTTGGAGGAACTGAAAGGGGGCGGAGACGTTCACGAGGAGGTCCTCGACCAAGTGTTCGGTGTGGACATCAACCGGTTCCCCGCTCACTTGTGCGCGATTAACCTCGCAATCCGCGATATGGGTCATGAGACGCACAATGTGAACGTCTTAGTTGAGGACTTCTTCCGAGTACACGCCGATCAAACACCGTTTGAAGACCCTGAACGCGCGACTGTCGGGACGAACGGGGGAACAGCCAGTTACGACGGGACCGTTCCGCAGAACATCGACGCGGTCGTGGCGAACCCGCCGTATATCCGGCATGAGAACATCGCTGAAGACGTTCACGCACGGGGGCACTTGGACGAGTTAGGCATCGATCTTGACGACCGGTCGGACATTTACTGTTATTTCTTCACCCACGGGTATCAGTTCCTGAGCGACGGGGCGGACGGTGACCCGGGGCGACTCGGTTATCTCACGTCGTCCCGGTGGCTCACCGTCGGGTACGGCGAGGATCTGCAGGACTTCATGCTGGAGAACACGAAGATTAAGGCGGTCATCGACTTTCAGACTCAGCAGTTCGATGTCCCGCTCATCGGGACGTGCATCACCGTTCTGGAGCGGTGTGACGACGAAGAAGAACGGAATCAGAACCTGACGGATCTGGTTCTAATCAAGGAACGGTTCGACCCGGACGAAATTGTCAACATCATCGAAGAGGACCACGAACCCGGGACGCTACACGACGACAACGAGTATCGCCGCGCCACGTTCCGCCAAGGGAATCTACACAACATCGACCGGTGGGACCGGTACATGTACGCGCCCGCGATTTATTGGGAACTCCTCAAGGAGCCCGGGATGACCACGCTCGGAGACCTCGCAGACGTGAAATTCGGCACGAAAACAGGGAATAACACGTATTTCTACTTCGAGGAGGAGGACGAGTACGAAGAACTCGGGATTGATGACCAGTTCGTAACACCGATCCTGAAGCACATCTCCCCGACAGACTACATCGAACTACACGAGGAGGACCCGCACTGGTATGTCCTCGATTTACGCGAGGAAGTCGATGAAATCCTCGATAACGCAGATAAGTCCCTGATGCAGCAACGGACGGACGAGGAAATCGTTCTTGACGAGTTCGAAGACCGCGGGTGGGATGACCTTATCCAGTACATCGAGTACGGAGAAGAGCAGGATGTCCATGACGGCGCGAGCGTCAGTAACTCCGGTCGGGTATGGTTCGACGCCGGGGAACTTCCACGCCCGCAGCTTATCCTGCCGAAAGAGTACTGGCGCGACGCGCGAACGCTGTACAACGCCGCTGAAATGCCGTTAGACCAGCGGAACTACGAGGTTAACGTTCACGACGACGTGGACGTTGACCCGTACGTGGTTCTTGGCATCATGAACTCCTCGATATTCCCCTTGTTCCGTGAGATTGAGGGACGGGTTGAGCAGGGACAGGGAATGAATCGGAACGAACTCACTGTCGGTGAGGCGAAGCGGATGCACGTCCCGGACCCGCGAGCGTTCAGTGAGGAGGAGCGGGCGGAGATTAAGCGCGTGATGACGGACTGGTTGGACGATGAACGAACGGCGACTGAGGAGGATGAGCAAGAGTTCCGTGACGAGTTGGATCAGGCTGTGTTGGAGCCGATGGGACTCGATGACCGTGTTGACGAAATCCAAGAGGCAGTGCAGCAACTGGTCGAAGTGCGTGAGCGCGGGGCCGGTGACGAGACGGCGGTGCTTGTCGATACTGGTGAGGAGGAGGAACGGGACATTGAGTTGCCTGGTGCGACGCGTTTAGGAGACGGCGGGGAGAATCAGACGACTCTGAATTCCTTCTGA
- a CDS encoding recombinase family protein, which yields MQESPQNVAGYVRVSTDDQDDDRQRESILQHYNTSEVAWHVDIESGASMSREQYNQLRETIDQYDVVVTTEIDRLGRSFSELASFVEELREKDIDLHCTEQPISTVDNDDWMGDLLLNLMIVFADAERRMIADRVQQGIDKARRDGKRVGRPPAGYDVDEDGFLYQDPQEYAKVQNFIRELKKGRPKTATAEYYGVKQSSIQSILKRAEKNYEIEFDNSVWKVERAKVEAGEKNLEPLSSGDD from the coding sequence ATGCAGGAATCACCCCAGAATGTCGCCGGTTATGTCCGTGTCAGCACAGACGACCAAGACGACGACCGGCAGCGCGAATCGATCCTCCAACACTACAACACCAGTGAAGTCGCGTGGCACGTGGACATCGAGTCCGGTGCGAGCATGTCCCGCGAGCAGTACAACCAGCTCCGGGAGACCATCGACCAGTACGACGTCGTCGTCACCACAGAGATCGACCGGTTAGGACGTTCGTTCAGTGAGCTCGCCAGTTTCGTTGAGGAACTCCGCGAGAAGGACATCGACCTACACTGCACAGAACAACCCATCAGCACAGTCGATAACGACGACTGGATGGGTGACCTCCTACTCAACCTCATGATAGTGTTCGCAGACGCGGAGCGACGGATGATCGCCGATCGCGTGCAGCAGGGTATCGACAAGGCCCGGCGCGACGGGAAGCGCGTAGGCCGTCCGCCAGCCGGGTACGACGTCGATGAAGATGGGTTCCTGTACCAGGACCCGCAGGAGTACGCGAAGGTGCAGAACTTCATCCGCGAACTCAAGAAAGGCCGTCCGAAGACGGCGACAGCCGAGTATTACGGTGTGAAGCAGTCATCCATCCAGTCGATCCTGAAGCGCGCGGAGAAGAACTACGAGATTGAGTTCGATAACTCGGTGTGGAAGGTCGAACGGGCGAAGGTCGAAGCCGGAGAGAAGAACTTAGAACCGCTCAGTTCGGGCGACGACTGA
- a CDS encoding SIR2 family NAD-dependent protein deacylase → MPDLEEYREEIIQDIGKTLESEDFQPALLVGSGLSIRYFSGPGWDELLESMADDLPTLGHDYGYYRQTRSPQEMGQFLAEQYAVWAWNRGTPTFPDDSLDPQHPEDIYIKNRISEYFDDLTPASSDDLTDDVVNGDLTADEAREEIELLKEIQPHAIITTNYDPFLERIFNEDYDEDEPDYDVVVGEQVLRRQHQTIGEILKIHGSITEPESLILTSEDYEDFNSRRRYLSSKMLTYFVEHPLLIVGYGAGDSNIQRVFSWVNQMLSDNEDIANDIYFLEFDDDIEDRDNLPRQKQIQIGEGDNITVNRIVAKDFSWVFEAFTQHSGLNIPIGALRRILASTFEVVSKKAPNREVVDVRKVEDLAEDESELATVLGIAPDSESAIQFDHDLRPSDVAVRLGFESTNTYAVNELIRDIEEETGINIREFNNRYHIAFIGQGKVDPRRYSEEVVPLLKKVRDDEEYALNIPESQIPEDMLDD, encoded by the coding sequence ATGCCAGATCTTGAAGAATATCGTGAAGAGATCATACAGGACATCGGGAAGACACTAGAAAGTGAAGACTTCCAACCCGCACTACTCGTTGGTTCTGGTCTCTCTATTCGCTACTTCAGTGGTCCGGGATGGGATGAACTACTAGAATCAATGGCCGATGATCTTCCTACACTCGGCCACGATTACGGATACTACCGCCAAACTCGAAGTCCACAAGAGATGGGTCAGTTTCTCGCTGAACAATATGCTGTGTGGGCTTGGAACAGAGGGACCCCCACTTTTCCAGATGATTCTCTTGACCCCCAGCATCCAGAAGACATCTACATCAAAAATCGAATTTCGGAATATTTTGATGATCTGACGCCAGCCTCGTCAGACGATTTGACTGATGACGTCGTCAATGGTGACCTCACCGCCGATGAGGCACGAGAAGAGATCGAACTTCTAAAAGAGATTCAACCGCACGCGATCATCACCACGAATTATGACCCGTTCTTAGAGCGTATTTTCAATGAAGACTATGACGAAGATGAGCCAGATTACGACGTAGTTGTCGGCGAGCAGGTTCTACGGCGTCAGCACCAGACTATCGGTGAAATTCTCAAGATTCATGGTAGTATCACCGAACCTGAGAGTCTTATACTGACATCCGAGGACTACGAGGACTTCAATTCTCGGCGACGATATCTTAGTTCGAAAATGCTCACATACTTTGTTGAACACCCGTTACTCATCGTTGGATACGGGGCGGGCGACTCAAACATACAACGAGTGTTCTCATGGGTGAATCAGATGTTATCGGACAACGAGGACATTGCTAACGACATCTACTTCCTCGAATTTGATGACGACATTGAAGACCGGGACAACCTCCCACGTCAAAAACAGATTCAGATCGGGGAGGGAGACAATATTACAGTAAACAGAATTGTCGCCAAAGACTTCTCGTGGGTCTTTGAAGCATTCACGCAGCATAGTGGGCTGAATATCCCCATCGGCGCTCTTCGCAGAATTCTTGCCAGCACATTTGAGGTGGTGAGCAAGAAGGCTCCCAACCGCGAGGTGGTTGACGTTAGAAAAGTCGAAGATCTCGCTGAAGACGAGAGTGAATTAGCAACCGTGCTCGGGATCGCCCCTGACTCGGAGTCGGCAATTCAATTTGACCATGACCTACGTCCAAGTGATGTGGCAGTTCGGCTTGGGTTTGAGAGCACGAACACCTACGCAGTCAACGAACTTATCAGAGACATCGAAGAGGAGACGGGTATAAACATCCGTGAATTCAACAACAGATACCACATCGCGTTCATCGGCCAGGGTAAGGTCGATCCACGCCGGTACTCAGAAGAAGTCGTTCCCCTTCTTAAGAAGGTGCGCGATGATGAGGAGTATGCCCTGAACATCCCGGAGAGCCAGATTCCGGAGGATATGTTAGACGACTAA